The sequence below is a genomic window from Sebastes fasciatus isolate fSebFas1 chromosome 18, fSebFas1.pri, whole genome shotgun sequence.
AACTGTAAAGTTACAGTATACAGCCGTCATTTTACTATAATTAACTGTAAAAATGACAGTAACTGTGTAAATTGTCAAAGTAATGCAACTACTACCCAGTAATTTACTGTAAACTCAAACTAGTAGAGATGAAGTTGAGTTTTAAAGCAAGCAAAACTCATTAACGCATGCCTcattaacaattaacaacagtgatgatgatgaaactgTAAGAGTAACACAAGCGCAcgcagagacaaacacacacacatacacttctCACCTCTTAAAATGCAGACTgctgctgtcaaataaataaaaagaaagtaaaTACAAATCAAACAGCTGGACAACATCTGATACACCACAGTGACAGCGATCGTGTGTGTCTAAGCAAGTGAGAGGATGagcaagaaaaaaagagattCACATACACACgtgtataaagtgtgtgtgtgtgtgcgtatgtgtgtgtttgtgtgtttcagaaacAACGCCACTTGTTTGGAATATGAGATTAATTGACTGAACAACCTTCTCAGAAAACAAAAGACAGCAGGAGAGAAATAGAGCTATACACGCATAAACATACCGCACAAAGAATAAAGGAAAGTGGAAAAATATGGAAGTAGAGAATACAAAACAAATTTGAGCGCTACCCAGTCTGCAAGTCAACCTTTGAGAGCGCACAGGCACAGATTTGTAAGAGTAGAATTAGATTTGTGCACAAGGGAGGACAGAATCGTTAGCGTAAAGTAAGGAATAGGGATTCTCACATTCATAATGGTCAAGGCTGCACATGTTCACTTTTGTCAATCAGAACCCTCTGAGTGCAAACTCACACTGAGAGCACAGCATCACCTGTTCAATTTGACCTGGAAGTGAAAGGTCATCCTGTGACACCCTTCCCtctactttcaaaataaagcctGGGATGGTGGTGTTTTTTATACACCAAAAGGAGACAAAGAGCGGTATTTGGTGTCAGTAATATCTTAAAAATCAAAATGCACTgacattaaaggtacagtgcgtcggatttggcggtatctagtggtgtggttgcatattgcaaccaactgagtacccctccactcactcctccctttccaagactgcggtaacgtgaaacgccgagtgcaaaactgtggtaacgccgttctcctcgctcagaagtcatccttaccataataccACTACTTTAGAAGCAACAGAAGTGAGATGGCGACTGGCCGTACCactgttttgcactctgtggctcacgttactgcagtttcacaagcatgtcagagaactacggtggccttcaggtaacgtaaaaacatgaaagggctaattctaagctaacggaaacacaacaattcttagtttcaggtgattatacactaatgaaaacatcgttatgaatattatattccattactgTTAAGAGATCcacgaaatgttacacactgtacctttaaataactaaaatcatattctgtttGTTGGCAAATGATCTAGTTTTTAAGCCATCATGGCAAGTCATTTTGAGTACAAGTACTGCAGCTACATATCCTGGCCGTGTTAACTTCTACTTCTAGTGTGAGTTTTTGAACCAGATGTTGGATTTTGTTACTTCTTCTTTTTGCATTTGTATGATTaattttaacaaataaaatgatttgaaccattataagaaaacaaaattatGAATGAGGCTCATTGTCACTGAGCTCAATGCTGCCCTCAGCAACCTAATGAGTGTAGCTGtgatctgatctgaagtcaCAAAATGTATGCAAAATGCAAAAGTGAGATACCCCTGCCTCTCTCTATAATGAGTATAGATGGATATTTCTCTGAATGATTGTGTTGAACACAGTTGCAATGGAGCTTCTTTCTCTTCAACTCTTCAAATGCTAATAAGAGGCAACTAGCTAAGAGTTTAAAATGTCAGCCAATCTGGCAACAATATAGCGCAGATATCTTTGTGCTGAGTTAACTTATGTCATCAGAGAAATATGCAAGAACATGCATTTACGCTCGGTATTACTATTTAGCTGATATGATAATTCGATAATGAAATGCTACAGCCAGACATCTGTTTGTGATTACCCCATAAAGGTGAGGTGCTGTTGTGTCTGTCCTCTGCTACTAAGTGGACCTGTCTGTTAGCTGCACCGGAGCTTgggtcacactcacacacaaacaaacacacacacacactaatgagctaatacacacacacacacacacacacacacacacacacttgtctgcTTCCTGCCTTGGGACTTGGGGTTCAGAGGATCTTAAGGGTCTCTTGAGATTTGATGttaggcgtgtgtgtgtgtgtgtgtgtgtgtgtgtgtgtgtgtgtgtgtgtgtgtgtgtgtgtgtcagggcctttttttttttatcacaactCACATCTCGCCTTTTAGTCATCTCCTGTTAGCCTCCTGTAGCATTACATCTGAATCTCATGGGagaactgacacacacacttgcgCAAACACAGATTAGGTTGAAATGAGATGCGAGGAGGTGCTGCTAAGGTCAGCTACCTTAAtccttgacacacacacacacacacacgcaaatacACAAACACCATCATTAGAGTGATATGCCAAATCACAAATCCTAAACAGCCAAACATGTCTGCTCCATTTCATAATTTCACATtcctttctttgtctttctttcagTTTTTCTTCCACTTTACGGTCATAAATAACACCGAAGGCTTTTCATGTTTATATTAAACAAGTATAGTAGATTTGTTGTTGTATATTCTATGCCTGGCTTTCTCTgggtgtacagtgtgtgtaagAGATTGTGCACGTATAAGTCAAATGTTTGTACAAGTTTCCTCCCTGTGCATCAGGCCCACTCCCGGAGGAGGGGAGTATCGGCGGAGTAGCCCAGGAGGAGCCTCGATGCTGGGCCTGGTGGGGGCGACGGCTCCCTGTGGGACCTGGAGGGAGATTGTAGGCTGGAGGGGAAGCAGCCAGGGGAGGACGGGGGTATGCGTAATGTCTTTGCCCAGGAAGGCCGAGATTTCCCTGCATTCGGGGCACTCAACACGTCGCTGGCTATCAGCAGTTCTGGATGGTTTATCCGGAGATATCAGCAGGTTATGTGGGTGTATCGCACTCGAGCCTGGAGTTTGTTCATGTAGACAAGAGCAGGCTAACCCCCCCTCcacagagacaaagaaatacataaatgcaaaacacacacactagtcaCAGTGGTGTCTTTAGGGATTGCTCCTATCTCTCTTCCTGGGGTCTGATAATACTCTGTCTCCTTCTGCACAGTGAGCTACAGTAATTACCACTGAATGCCATAGAAAGTTATAGATAAtcagtgtgtatatgtgtgtgtgtgtgtatcagcgGTCTGTTTGTGAGTGTGCAACTATGAGCTAACCGGACCACTGAGACAGAGGAGATATGATGTGGTGAGATCATTTCATCTGTGAGGGAAAGGAaaattttgttcatttttcaaaataaaagtgctgCATTTCAAACATTTGCAAGGAGTACAAATGttgataataaatataatacagaaTACTCctaaacagatttttttcctCCTTGTTAACTACTCGGGAATTTGTGCACCTTATTTAACGTGATACAAAAATTTCcacatatataaacacacacacacacacacacacctgtcgcTCCCCCTCTGAGtaatgaggaggaagaggatcaAAGCACAGAACCTGATCCAGCCAATAAGAGCGCAGCATTGTTTATCATCCCTCTCCATCATCGCCCTCTGTGTTAACAGCAGCCTGAGTAATCAGGTGTGAATAATATCAGTGACGGTCCAGCATTACATCGCTAATTAGGTGTGTGTAATGATAATCCTGACATTATATCCCCCTTCATTTACAGCGATATAGAGATATGGAATGACTCTGTCTGGAATAAACTTTACTTTGGATATATTTCCCTCGCTTGAAATGATGGTTGATTCTACTGACTCATTATACTTGTTCCTTAATAGGTTTTAAACTTTTTGTCCTTTTAATTGtatatctgcttttattgtcttgtgtcAATCcgatctcacaggaaggcgtataaatagcgcAACATTTTGGGTCATTTGTACGACGCTTTTCGGGTGTCATTTGTaggccatgcaacaaaactacggtaacgtccgtagttaggttgaggcaacgaaaccacttagctaggtttaagaaaaacgttatggttgggtttaaaataagtacgtaaacttgggatgcaccaataccagatcggatatcgggccgatcgtgactcaaatagctggatcagatatcggtgacaatggggccgagcTATTCAATCCAattgtatgtttatatactatatacatcatatactggaattttaattcctgttgagGTTTTGAGCAATTTGTTTCTGCATTAAAagggtttacacttgaatttcaattcctgttcatttttaatatttcttatcaagttgctggtgtatgatttatatatatatatttatttgttacatttagttttacaaagttgagaaagcaatgtttaagtcaagcctgatgtttccttacacataaaggaATGATCCCGGTCACTTCCTCACAGTGAGGcgtacagtttattaattaaaaactggtatcggatcagtactccgtatcggtcgatacccaaagcccaggtatcggtatcaggactgaaaaagtcggatcggtgtaTCACtaacgtaaactaagtaaaatacgtcgGTAAACAACAAATtccgtatagagaacctttaaaaggtgaaaattaatgaatgaattaaacatATTAATGTTTAATGCAGGTTTTACTCATGATTGTATGACACTAAGGAGCCAAACAACTCTACATCTCAGTTTAACCTGCCTGTATACCACTTTAAAATGCAGGTATTAGTGTGTAAACAGGATTGAGTGTGTGGCTGCATCTTGGctgaaaagtttgtttttttgctcaaCTGTTTTGACTCTATTTATTTTGGCTAGACGGAGCTGACGAGACATCCAACAACACAGAGTGGAGTCAGTAGTGGGGACAGTGGAGGCAGGGGGGGGGgatcacagaggaggaagagggggcaAACGGCTGCTGTGAAGGATTTAGTAGGGTGCTGGGAGTTCTGGTCTGTTGGAGGattaaaccacacacacaaactgtgtgAGATAGAAAGCTGAGcagtgtccctctctctgtttatAAAGCGTATAGCCTCAATCACAGTGACACAGACCAGACCTTTGACTCTGAAATCCAGCACTGTCCTATACACTGCCCTACTGCCCAGTGCTGACAAGTGAagccacacgcacacacacactacacacacacacagtttttatctgtgCATCCGATCACCAGGCCAGAGGTTGCAGCAGAGGTTAAAAAAGTGCCATACTGTAGCGggacacatgctcacacacaaacacactcaaactGCAGCTGCATCGCGTCTCACTTACTTCCGACAGGCCACTTTGGGCACTCTGCCAATTCAAGTTCAAGCCGATACCACTTGAGTAacggtgtgtgtatgtgtattctGAACGCAGCCATCAATGCAGCAGGGCCTTTTGGAAAGTACAGCCGCAAAGTCAGTCCTAAATGTTGTTAATCTCTTAGTTGGTtttctctgcagtctgcaccgtgttactgttactgttactgttactgtttctctctcttttcctttcccATGGTTGATTTGTTACTGACCTCCATCTGCCTGTATTTGACGTCTTCTTTTCTCTATAACAAATGGCTTAAAGAAACTCTAAGTAGAGGAACAGCTCACTAAAGGTGTGTTCGGACACATTTTTGCCTGTCTGTGTTCATTTGCCGACTctaccaacacattctcatcccaactcgccACATACggccgctttgtcacaccccttggcatcactttaggtttaggctacaaaaccactcagttaggtttacgAAAAAACTACATGTTTGAGCTTAAAActgctacgtttgtacagtgaaaatgaaactgaacgttgtgaatacGGGACataaacgaacagctgattgtaaagtgattTTCAGTTTTTGTGTTCTAGTCAAAACAGCACGTTGTTCCTGTCTTCTGATTGGTCGGtgaggtgagaaaaaaaacgttCAAGCAACGCTGCAGAGGCATTTCACAGATTCTAACATTCTCCAACATATCACAGGATTTCTTCAAATACGTTCCATCCGTAATACATATTGCAAACCGAATACATTTaccacagatacacacacattatgcaGATAATGTGTGCACACATTCCAGAGACCAATACACTCCGACTCCCTCGCACTGTCAGGACAAGACTTCCAGGTCATTAACCGACACTGTGACAGAATATCAGTCTTATTCTGGAGAATCACTGTCTGCCTCCCTCCGGATGTTCCTGTCACTGAATATCAAAGGACTGTACTGTTTTtgaaatataatatgatatttcCACTCCCATAAACATCTTCATAATTCTCTCTTATTGCCCAGTTTGTGCGACACATCCTGATCCCCCCGGCTTTCTCCACTCCCTGCTGCACTTTCTGCAACCTCGCTTTTAGTTATTTCACTTtgatttttgtgctttttttagAGGTACTTGAACTGAGGCGGAAACCAATGTGTgcttacgtgtgtgtgtgttgggggagtATGGCTGTGATAAGGGACAGGGAACTGGAGTGCTTAGACATAGATGGATGATGTTTTTCTCACCCCCAGCCTCACTCTGAGATTACAGTTTCTCATTCTGTTCTTCACAGCCACCAAGCAActatacttttttcttttttccgcttttttcagttttttgccaataaataaaacaatattttgctTCACATTATTCAACTGTTCCTCTCTGTATTGTATTGTCCCCATGATGATTTGACCTTTTCAGTTAAGTTTAGAAAAATTGGGTGAGGAAAGAAGATGAGAAAAGTAGTTTttatgaaagtgaaagtgagaatattcccttaaaaaataaaatttgataGAGGTCAAAGGGAATCTTAATCTTCATAACCAAGTTAGAGCACTGCTGATAACCACTCTTCACAGTGAAGATATAGTAGCTTTAAGCCGCAATAACATCTTTTCCTTGTTTTCAGTTtccatttttagtttttttactcCATTTCATCCCACAATACCATCTTTTTAATGTATTGTAGAGActctttatacattttaaagttgaattgaaatttgaaatctcacttttttgtgtaaggaaacaatgattttttggacatatttgtgGAAAGAGTACCAAAGCTTCAGGCCTCGATGGgtgtgtactattagtgtaatATTTGTCATACATTATAGATAAGATGGGGTCTAGTTAGCATTAGCTGTCTCTCTTTCATGGGTCTAGTTGTGGTGGCAGCAgataaccatagactgtatataataagtgggtgtagtcaccgtgacatcacctagtttggtattttggccgtcaccatctgggttttttgcaaccagaagtgacatgagagggtggagctaagtacaaaagaataaggaaaaagacatttttaggcgacaaaatgttacaattaactttcatgaactgaaaacactgcgaaagggttaaagttgtaagacgtaaccacaacaacaaacgcccagaccagacaacgcgatggtggcgacctgtcaatcacaaggtagccacgccctaaagcacaccctgctttatggtctatttgactctaaatgggaccataatttactaaatgaacatcatgctgtatcgaagaagacttgaaactaatgattgagaccataaactcatgtttacaaggTTTGTTGAGgttataaatcaagtgagaagtaggttaatttcttatagacttctatacaatcagacttctttttgcaaccagaggagtcgccccctgctggctattagaaaataatgcaagtttaaggcactactgcattggcttcacttttcagacccgtaAGTTTCCCACTGCAAATAACCAAGCTGTCAAAAATCAGAGAAACAGGTAGTCCTGTGACCTAAGAAGCCTGGTCAATGGCTAACAACATCGGCTCCCAGCTGATTAACTGCCTGTGATGGGAATTGAAGTAATAAACCATCTTTAGTGCTCACCAACTGAGATATACACCAAGGATAAATATACAGACTTCTTAGTGAAAATTAATATTGTGTTCAGTCGGAAAATGTTTGTATGTTTTGGAGCAAGGACACTTAATGCCTTTGTCATCACAGATACAATATTAATTGTTCTCCTACAGGACATTCCCATAACAATTTCACATAGTAGGTCCACCGTTTCTCAACATTAAcaaaggtgtttgtgtgtgagacagagagagaaatgatgaTAATGACCCGAGGCATCAGGTGTCCCCCTCGGTGGCCCTTCAAGCAACATCTGGAACCCGTCCCTTCGTGGTGACATCACACAACCagcctgacctttgaccccaaaCCGGCTAATTAGCAGCACGTCCCTCCATAACTGCCAGGGTcccctcttttttctctctccatcttcctcattaaccccccctccctctccacctGTTGCCTCATGTCACTGTGCGTGTGACCGAGTGGGAAAAGATTTCCTAAATACTCGCTACATTCTTTTGCCATTCACATGAAGAGCCTTTAGCTAGTACAAAAGATAATTATGATGGCATTACATCAGGGTCTGTGTTTTATTGACGCACACAGTGGGGAGAAAAAGGGCTGTGCTCTGTTTCTTGAGCTATTTTAgttcatcctcctctccctgacactctctctctactctctggTGGATCCATGTATCTCAGAGGTGATCATCAATCTAGCAGACTCTATTATTACTTTTCCACAAAGTGCTTTGATTTCCAGCCCACCCAGGAGATTAagccccctccttcctctctttcctctccctcaCCTATCTagtcctttctttctttatgtctgctctgtgtagcgctctctctctctctcttttcctcgcAGTATCAGTCCTGTGAACTTCTTTCCAAAATGTGTTCTTCTCTTTCTAATTTCCAACTGGATCCAAAATGCAGCTCCACAttaagtgtgtttctgtgtcgaTTCTAGTGGCTAAAACGTATGGTGGTGGTTGTGCCTGTTTAGATGCACTGTGACACCGGAAGCAAAGAGGTTAAAGGTCAGCTCTCAAGAGACACACCTCTCACCCTCGCACACGCTTCAGCTGGGCAGGCAAAGGCGTTgtgttcacacaaacacaaccgtGCATCCAAGCAAAAAAGATCTGCAGCCTCATGCAAATGTGCACACATGACATGTTTCAGTCTCTCCCTCACAATGAACGATGTATATCAAAAGGAAGTCAGCGAGATGCAAGTGATAATCATCAGTATTCTCCTGGTGCAACCCCAACATTTTCCACTTAAAGCAGCTCCAGAGACTTTGTTGTTTGGACTTGGCCCTGAGTGGACCGGTGCATGGAGCATCGGTGTGGAATGATGTGGAAGGCCAAACAGGGGATTGTGGGTGCCGGGTATCCATTACATCAGAGGGGACCAAGGCGCCAGTTTGCCATTTGAGACGTGATACCCCCCTTGTCCTTGCACTTTATCCCGTTAACTGGCAAGATGTGCTGAAAGTTATGTGGGCCCTGTGAGTGCAACAGGCCAATACCAAATACTTTGGAATTTTAATTGTAAGGTAAATTCTGTAAGAATTAaatgatttatgatttattaaatagtaaaaaagagcacattttatacagtattttaGATTTACAACTTTGGGTTTAaggagcaacacaacctctttatgataacatattataaaaaaaacccGCAATATTTGAATTTAGCAATGTTTTGAACTAATTTCTAAGTTATGAGAATAAATATACTTATGCcaattacatatatataagatgatatgtaaaaataaagtttaccaAAGTTTGAAAAACATTTGGCTGcaggtattttttttcttcaggttttaaaaGGGGCAACAAAAAAGGGCCTTGCCACCACTTCAAAAAAAAACTATCATtcccaaattattattattattattatttatttatttatttaacatctGTAATATTTATGACCACGTGAGCTTTACAGATTACAGATTGAGCCTGCATGTgtttcggaaaaaaaaaaaaaagatttcttaaGGCACTTTGTATGAGACACGAGGGAGGCATAGCTCTTAAACCTCATAACAACAATTATATTGTACATAAATTTAGGAAATTAAGGCAATAaacataatacacattataaatCATGAACAACTAACATTCAGAAACAACTCATGTGCCACAACATCTTATGTAATTATCCATGAATATCCATATTATtaacagatagataaatagaaaaatataataataaataatctgtgCAAGGTTGAAAGGTGTCAATCTCATTTTCAACACAAGTACGAGTGTATATAGTTATGGTATAGGCACCAGACTTTACAGTTAGGTCATTCATATTATGTAGCTCACAAAGTAATATTCAGGTCTCCCTTTAAGTTTCTAAAAAGGTCAAGGGGCTCCTTGTGTAAATAAGATGATTTTTATAGGTCTAATTAATCCATCTCTTTGCAATTTTCCAAAAGGGATGGATACTTAAAATAAACTATCTGTTCTGCATATTTCCTGGGGATCCATCCAGGGTCCCTTGGGAACCCTTTGTGGACCAGCATGTTATAGACCAGCACCATGTGTCTCCTCCCAGCATGAGGTAACGCCCTCTGCAGCCTTTATATGAAGATATAAAGTCTGCTCCTCTCTTCACAGCAGAGTGAGCAGTAGATGAACACCATCTCCAAAGGCTTGTAGTGTGTTTTGTCCACCCTCATCCTCCCATGTGTTAAACCCAGCTCCAGGTCAGGAGACAAGTTCACCATGTCCACCGGGTCTCAAAGCGACATCGACGACGAGCTCCTGGACGGCATCCTGAAGTTCGGCTCCAACGAGGAGAGCACCGAGGAGAGCTCCTCCAACTGCGAGGGCACAAACGACGCACCAAGCAAGAAACGGAAGACCCGGAAAAGTGCATCCAAAGGTGGGGCTGTGCAGCAGGAGGGTAAACCTGTGCAGAGGAACGCTGCCAACgccagagagagagccaggatGAGAGTCCTGTCCAAAGCTTTCTCCCGGCTGAAGACCACCTTACCCTGGGTACCTGCGGACACCAAGCTCTCCAAACTGGACACGCTGCGTCTGGCGTCCAGCTACATCGCGCACCTGAGGCAGATACTGGCCAACGACAAATATGAAAACGGATTTATCCATCCTGTTAACCTGGTGAGCATAGataggtggaggtggaggtggaggagtaaCACAGCTGGAAGTTTATTTATGGTATAGAGAAAGAATGTGAGGGATAGTTAAAGTGAAGTTTGAcatgataaaaatgtgatttttttttaaaccattaTGGTTAGTTTgcctaataataacaatatcattcactgattattttttattattcaagGATGCACCACTGGAATTAATAGGTTtattaggattttttttaatctgggtTGCAGACTGCTATAGGCCTCAAATGCTTGGTACCAAGGTGACACATGAGGGTGATAGCTGATGGGTTGAGGTGGAGGGGTAACACAGCTGGATGTTTATTTATGGTATAGAGAAAGACATATATGTGAGGGATAGTTAAAGTGAAGTTTAAAAAGTTGGCCTACATTCTTAaaattgtgcatttttttaaactattatGGTTAGTTTGCCtaatgataacaatatatatatatatttttttatgtatactttattttttcccttttttcaaggctgttttcatatatgcaatccactgtttgtaattacaacagtctataaaccaacttttaggTAGATGAgctttacagacaaacccatcaagtacactagagaaaacaacctcaacattcaaaacctataataacaatatcagtcactgattattttttttattattcaagaATGCACCACTGGAATTAATAGATTtattaggattttttttaatctgggtTGCAGACTGTTATAGGCCTAAAATGCTTGGTACCAAGGTGAGACATGAGGGTGATAGCTATGGTGAAGCAGGTGCAGATACTGGCCAACgacaaatatgaaaatgaatataTCCATCCAGTTAACCTGGTGAGACTGGGGGGTATAGataggtggaggtggaggggtaaCACAGCTGCAAGTTTATTTATGGTATAGAGAAAGAAATGTATGTGAGGGACAGTTAAAGTGAAGTTTAAAAGGTTGGCCTACATTCTTAAaagtaagataaaataagattaacctttattaatccctggagggaaattcaggtgtcaaagcagcaacatcagccaaacagagtgaaacacaggagaggtaaaggtatacaaaaattatgaaaacaataatagagatataaaagatacagagtgaatgggtgaacatagtgtgtacagtccgtcaataaataaatgtagtatgtgcaataaataaatgtattatgtgcatatgtgcagtctataaagtggtatataggatgtatagtgtgaagtaagtgtaaagtgcgccactggttagagtccaagatggtggcagatagtgcatgtttaaaggcagatagtgcatgaaCAATTATGGTTAGTTTgccttataataacaatatcagtcactgattatttttttttattccaggaTGCACCACTGGAATTAATAGATTTATCAGGATTTTTTTAATCTGGGTTGCAGACTGTTATAGGCCTCAA
It includes:
- the tcf21 gene encoding transcription factor 21, translating into MSTGSQSDIDDELLDGILKFGSNEESTEESSSNCEGTNDAPSKKRKTRKSASKGGAVQQEGKPVQRNAANARERARMRVLSKAFSRLKTTLPWVPADTKLSKLDTLRLASSYIAHLRQILANDKYENGFIHPVNLTWPFMVAGKPENELKEMMNTTRLCGTTAS